From a single Armatimonadota bacterium genomic region:
- the nadB gene encoding L-aspartate oxidase, whose product MDVDYLVLGSGIAGLSFALKVSKLGRVALVTKKSDTESNTNYAQGGIAGVIAPDDSFDLHIRDTLVAGAGLCRLETVEILVREGPERIRELVELGVQFSREKTPTGETRFALGREGGHSMRRILHAADLTGREIERALIVRCKHQENIRTFEHECAIDLITRPGDSGLTCCGAYVLDAETEEVTTFRARVTMLATGGAGQVYLHTTNPEIATGDGVAMAYRAGAGIANMEFIQFHPTSLHHPEARSFLISEAVRGEGGILRLRDGSTFMENYHEMGCLAPRDIVARAIDAELKKSGDECVYLDVTHLDAAHVRERFPTIYQKCLSVGIDITEDWIPIVPAAHYSCGGVLTDVNARSSVERLYACGEVACTGVHGANRLASNSLLEAVVFAHRAAGDSEQYMGARCEGEIPDFPKAAHSRQTSLEEIAGLKGAIRRIMWRYVGIVRTNERLQKAKDQLAELAARVDAMYESGRLSSDLLELRNMVTTASLIIESAISRKESRGLNYNLDYPKLDENTKDTVLNRGS is encoded by the coding sequence ATGGATGTTGATTACCTCGTCCTCGGGAGCGGCATAGCGGGGCTGAGTTTCGCGCTCAAGGTGTCGAAGCTCGGACGGGTCGCGCTGGTCACGAAGAAGAGCGACACCGAATCTAACACGAACTACGCGCAGGGCGGGATCGCGGGCGTGATCGCCCCCGATGACAGTTTCGATCTTCACATCCGCGACACGCTCGTCGCGGGCGCAGGGCTCTGCCGGCTGGAGACCGTCGAGATCCTCGTCAGGGAAGGCCCGGAGCGGATCAGGGAACTCGTCGAACTGGGCGTCCAGTTCAGCCGCGAGAAGACCCCCACCGGCGAGACGAGGTTCGCGCTCGGACGCGAGGGCGGCCACTCGATGCGCCGCATCCTCCACGCCGCCGACCTGACCGGGCGGGAGATCGAGCGCGCGCTGATCGTCCGGTGCAAGCACCAGGAAAACATCCGCACCTTCGAGCACGAGTGCGCGATTGACCTCATCACGCGCCCCGGCGACAGCGGCCTGACGTGCTGCGGGGCATACGTGCTCGACGCCGAGACCGAGGAGGTCACGACCTTCCGCGCGAGGGTCACTATGCTCGCGACCGGCGGCGCGGGGCAGGTCTATCTCCACACGACGAACCCGGAGATCGCTACCGGCGACGGCGTGGCGATGGCATACCGCGCGGGGGCCGGTATCGCCAACATGGAGTTCATCCAGTTTCACCCGACCTCCCTGCATCACCCCGAGGCGCGCTCGTTCCTCATCTCGGAGGCGGTCCGGGGCGAGGGAGGCATCCTGCGCCTCAGGGACGGCAGCACGTTCATGGAGAACTACCACGAGATGGGCTGCCTCGCGCCGAGGGACATCGTCGCCCGCGCGATTGACGCCGAGCTGAAGAAGAGCGGAGACGAGTGCGTCTATCTCGACGTGACGCACCTGGACGCGGCCCACGTCCGGGAGCGGTTCCCGACCATCTACCAGAAGTGCCTCTCGGTCGGCATCGACATCACCGAGGACTGGATCCCGATCGTCCCGGCGGCTCATTACAGCTGCGGCGGCGTGTTGACCGACGTGAATGCTCGGTCCTCGGTCGAGCGGCTCTACGCATGCGGAGAAGTCGCATGCACCGGAGTCCACGGCGCGAACCGGCTGGCGTCGAACTCCCTGCTCGAGGCGGTGGTCTTCGCTCACCGGGCGGCCGGCGACTCGGAGCAGTACATGGGCGCGCGCTGCGAAGGCGAGATACCCGACTTTCCGAAGGCCGCCCACTCGAGGCAGACATCCCTCGAGGAGATCGCGGGGCTGAAGGGCGCGATCAGGCGGATCATGTGGCGCTACGTCGGCATAGTGCGCACGAACGAGCGGCTGCAGAAGGCGAAGGACCAGCTCGCCGAACTCGCCGCGCGGGTGGACGCGATGTATGAGTCCGGCCGCTTGAGCAGCGACCTTCTCGAACTTCGGAACATGGTCACGACGGCCTCCCTGATCATAGAGTCCGCCATTTCCAGGAAGGAAAGTCGGGGGCTCAACTACAATCTTGACTACCCCAAGCTGGATGAGAACACGAAGGATACAGTACTGAACCGCGGATCATGA
- the cobA gene encoding uroporphyrinogen-III C-methyltransferase, producing the protein MTDKLVGRVYLVGAGPGDPGLLTLRGAECIRRADVIVYDRLVHPSILCHARPEAELIYVGKESSRHTMKQEDINSLLVEKAREGKTVVRLKGGDPFVFGRGGEEAEALVEAGIEWEEVPGVTSAIAAPAYAGIPVTHRGLTTSLGIITGHERAPSPSEGEGWGEGQQSRIKWDKISTGLDTIVFLMGVENLPSIVSELVANGRDPSTPVALVRWGTRAEQETLVGTLADIVEKSAGFKSPAVTVVGDVVNLREKLRWFDNRPLSGKRVLVTRSRDQASKLSELLREQGAEPVEFPVIRISPVQDCSELDAAIDRIGEYDWILFTSTNAVYNLCRRLYETWKDVRSLKGPKIGAIGPATAEAVSSLGMRMEFIPSEFVAESVVEEFPEDPAGKRILIPGAKDAREVLPEKLRERGAQVDVVASYQTVIEESCAPPIKEMLERGEIDIITFTSSSTVKNFVQLVGRESVREGVMIACIGPITAQTAEDHGLHPDIVAEDYTIEGLVKAITGR; encoded by the coding sequence ATGACGGACAAGCTGGTTGGAAGAGTCTATCTGGTAGGAGCAGGGCCCGGTGATCCGGGCCTGTTGACCCTGAGGGGCGCGGAATGTATCCGGCGGGCCGACGTGATCGTATACGATCGCCTGGTGCATCCCTCGATCCTATGCCACGCCCGCCCTGAGGCCGAACTGATCTACGTCGGCAAGGAATCCAGCCGGCACACCATGAAGCAGGAGGACATCAACAGTCTGCTCGTGGAGAAGGCTCGGGAGGGCAAGACCGTCGTGCGGCTCAAGGGCGGCGACCCGTTCGTCTTCGGGCGCGGCGGCGAGGAGGCGGAGGCGCTGGTGGAGGCGGGCATCGAGTGGGAGGAAGTGCCGGGAGTCACCTCGGCGATCGCGGCTCCGGCCTACGCGGGGATTCCGGTCACGCACCGCGGGCTCACGACATCACTGGGCATCATCACCGGCCACGAGAGAGCCCCCTCGCCCTCTGAGGGAGAGGGTTGGGGTGAGGGTCAGCAGTCGCGCATCAAGTGGGACAAGATCTCCACCGGCCTGGACACGATCGTCTTCCTCATGGGCGTCGAGAACCTGCCGAGCATCGTGTCGGAATTGGTGGCGAATGGAAGGGATCCCTCGACGCCGGTCGCGCTCGTCCGATGGGGCACTCGGGCCGAGCAGGAGACGCTCGTGGGGACCCTCGCGGACATCGTCGAGAAGTCGGCAGGCTTCAAGTCGCCGGCGGTCACCGTCGTCGGCGATGTCGTCAACCTGCGGGAGAAGCTTCGGTGGTTCGACAACCGCCCGCTGTCCGGGAAACGCGTGCTCGTCACTCGGAGCCGCGATCAGGCGAGCAAGCTGTCCGAACTCCTTCGCGAGCAGGGAGCCGAGCCGGTCGAGTTCCCGGTCATCCGCATCTCGCCGGTCCAGGACTGCAGTGAACTCGATGCGGCGATAGACCGGATCGGGGAATACGACTGGATACTCTTCACGAGCACGAATGCGGTCTACAACCTGTGTCGTCGTCTCTACGAAACCTGGAAGGACGTCCGATCGCTCAAAGGCCCAAAGATCGGCGCTATCGGACCAGCAACCGCCGAGGCTGTCTCGTCTCTGGGCATGCGGATGGAGTTCATCCCGTCAGAGTTCGTCGCGGAATCGGTCGTCGAGGAGTTCCCCGAGGACCCAGCCGGGAAGCGTATCCTGATCCCCGGGGCGAAAGACGCGCGCGAAGTGCTGCCCGAAAAGCTCAGGGAAAGGGGAGCGCAGGTGGATGTCGTGGCGTCTTATCAGACGGTGATCGAGGAGTCCTGCGCGCCACCGATCAAGGAAATGCTTGAGCGCGGGGAGATCGACATCATCACGTTCACAAGTTCCTCGACGGTGAAGAACTTCGTTCAGCTTGTCGGCCGGGAATCGGTACGGGAGGGCGTCATGATCGCCTGCATCGGCCCGATCACCGCCCAGACCGCCGAGGACCACGGCCTCCATCCCGACATCGTCGCGGAGGACTACACGATCGAGGGGCTGGTGAAGGCCATTACGGGGAGGTAA
- a CDS encoding DUF362 domain-containing protein: MTRLSRRDFLKGAAVAGAGISAGVLPIEALSAPNGKSRIVIVKGDRVLGEANASTVSGLKMASVGEVDPTVNQSVLNSMLSAGMKAYTGLPSEAAAWKKLFRPTDVVGIKVNTLFRVGASTHPELAASIIAGLKIAGVKEENIIVWDRNDRELTQSGFVINRGGTRVACYGTEGEYEPERTTVGSFSGKLSTILTKKINALINVPIVKDHSISGVTCAMKNHYGTHDNPSAHHGNNCDPFLAELNSIPAIREKTRLIVCDALKPLANGGPGYKPEFAWECRSIMIGADPVAVDYQAWQMIEERRKEMDLKPLAESGRPTKFIQTAASMGIGTNDPAKIEIIRKTV; encoded by the coding sequence ATGACAAGACTCAGCAGAAGAGACTTTCTCAAGGGCGCGGCAGTCGCCGGCGCCGGAATCAGCGCGGGAGTGCTCCCGATCGAGGCGCTCTCGGCCCCGAACGGCAAGTCGCGGATCGTGATCGTCAAAGGCGACAGAGTGCTCGGCGAGGCGAACGCGAGCACCGTGTCCGGCCTGAAGATGGCATCGGTAGGAGAGGTGGACCCCACGGTGAACCAGTCCGTGCTGAACTCGATGCTGTCAGCGGGGATGAAGGCCTACACCGGCCTGCCCTCCGAGGCCGCCGCATGGAAGAAACTGTTCAGGCCGACCGACGTCGTCGGCATCAAGGTCAACACGCTCTTCCGCGTCGGCGCATCCACTCATCCCGAACTCGCCGCCTCGATCATAGCGGGACTGAAGATCGCGGGCGTCAAAGAGGAGAACATCATCGTCTGGGATCGAAACGACAGGGAACTCACTCAGTCGGGCTTCGTCATCAACCGTGGCGGCACCCGAGTCGCGTGCTACGGCACGGAGGGCGAGTACGAGCCGGAGCGGACGACGGTCGGCAGTTTCAGCGGCAAGCTGAGCACGATCCTGACGAAGAAGATCAACGCCCTGATCAACGTCCCGATAGTCAAGGACCACAGCATATCCGGCGTGACCTGCGCGATGAAGAACCATTACGGCACTCACGACAATCCGAGCGCGCATCACGGCAACAACTGCGACCCGTTCCTTGCCGAGCTGAACTCGATCCCCGCGATCAGGGAGAAGACGCGCCTGATCGTGTGCGACGCGCTCAAGCCGCTGGCAAACGGCGGGCCGGGCTACAAGCCGGAGTTTGCATGGGAGTGCCGCTCGATAATGATCGGCGCGGACCCGGTCGCGGTTGACTATCAGGCATGGCAGATGATCGAGGAGCGCCGCAAGGAGATGGACCTCAAGCCGCTCGCGGAGTCCGGCCGCCCCACGAAGTTCATACAGACTGCCGCATCCATGGGCATCGGCACAAACGACCCGGCGAAGATCGAGATCATCCGAAAGACCGTATAG
- a CDS encoding tetratricopeptide repeat protein: MEHDELIAEIRKAYREDDFPLVCKLCDQAAQENPESPEAQALLAVSLYWRARKDEAASASLRALEVRPDMPIALAASCVIATCEGDIDSALNAADSAIARAPFDPLVVAFSTGAYSLSGDNAKGLAAIESYRREHPDDIDMLHHLITSLRSAGRSEDAEALLADCERRSPGSHRWFHQRARVAMLNGSLAEAIDLLTQTTQQAPGSYMYWAELGSALAFAKRDKEAEEAAMKSLSICPLSSSAMGVMVRVCNQRGDKEGAAEWTARAAEAVPALSLFAQIRKANAAIKKGDWEAVLELTEPVLSTRTLSIRSNALGQRVRAFLALDRLDEAEATLVEYEGIDSKRREVHEFHGKLEAARGDTEQAIRTFTAGIEKFPTDGTMRAQLIRLLHASGDTERENALAEDVVSNPPDTPWGFSELYQALDETEHPVTARRILLIGKERFPNSEELQLFDLVNEFEKKLSQNDLRGAKQVADKMPTIEFGEVARTAKRGLSMIEKFRKAIGLDKAGPPGPAGGSETLH; this comes from the coding sequence ATGGAGCATGACGAGCTGATAGCTGAGATCAGGAAGGCATACCGTGAGGATGACTTCCCGCTGGTGTGTAAGCTGTGCGACCAAGCCGCTCAGGAGAATCCTGAGTCGCCGGAGGCGCAGGCGCTCCTAGCGGTTTCGCTCTACTGGCGGGCGCGCAAGGACGAAGCGGCATCGGCGTCTCTCCGTGCGCTCGAGGTGCGCCCGGATATGCCGATAGCTCTAGCCGCCAGCTGCGTCATCGCCACCTGTGAGGGCGATATTGACTCGGCCCTGAATGCGGCCGACTCCGCCATTGCTCGTGCTCCGTTTGACCCGCTGGTGGTGGCTTTCTCCACGGGCGCGTATAGCCTCAGCGGCGACAATGCCAAGGGGTTAGCGGCGATAGAGTCGTATCGCCGGGAGCACCCGGATGATATTGACATGCTGCACCACTTGATCACTTCACTGAGGAGCGCCGGACGCTCTGAGGATGCAGAGGCACTCCTGGCGGATTGTGAGCGACGCTCTCCAGGATCTCACAGATGGTTCCATCAACGCGCCCGAGTCGCGATGCTGAACGGCAGTCTTGCCGAGGCGATTGACCTGCTTACGCAAACCACTCAACAGGCGCCGGGCTCTTACATGTACTGGGCCGAACTCGGTTCCGCACTGGCTTTCGCCAAGCGTGACAAAGAGGCAGAAGAGGCCGCAATGAAGTCTCTCTCGATCTGCCCACTCTCGTCATCTGCAATGGGCGTGATGGTCCGCGTCTGCAATCAGCGAGGCGACAAGGAAGGCGCTGCCGAGTGGACCGCGAGGGCCGCCGAGGCCGTACCGGCGTTGAGCTTGTTTGCCCAGATTCGAAAAGCCAACGCGGCGATAAAGAAGGGTGACTGGGAGGCAGTACTGGAGTTGACAGAGCCTGTGCTGTCCACGCGCACGCTCTCTATTCGATCGAACGCATTGGGACAGAGGGTGCGTGCGTTCCTCGCCCTCGACCGCCTGGACGAGGCAGAAGCCACGCTGGTAGAATACGAGGGCATTGACAGCAAGCGCCGAGAGGTCCACGAGTTCCACGGCAAGCTGGAGGCGGCCCGGGGCGACACGGAGCAGGCCATCCGGACCTTCACCGCCGGTATCGAGAAGTTCCCGACCGATGGCACGATGAGGGCGCAGTTGATACGGCTTCTTCATGCATCAGGCGACACGGAACGCGAGAATGCACTTGCAGAAGATGTCGTGTCGAACCCTCCCGATACACCTTGGGGCTTCTCGGAGCTGTACCAGGCTCTGGATGAAACAGAGCATCCTGTGACAGCGCGGAGAATCCTGCTGATAGGAAAGGAGCGATTCCCGAACTCCGAGGAATTGCAGCTGTTCGATCTTGTGAACGAGTTCGAGAAGAAGCTGAGCCAGAACGACCTCCGGGGAGCTAAGCAGGTTGCAGACAAGATGCCCACCATTGAGTTCGGAGAGGTGGCAAGAACAGCCAAGCGGGGGCTGTCAATGATCGAGAAGTTCAGGAAGGCCATCGGCTTGGACAAAGCAGGGCCCCCGGGACCGGCAGGCGGCTCTGAGACCCTGCATTAG
- the ndk gene encoding nucleoside-diphosphate kinase — MERTLVLVKPDAVRRGLIGEVIGRFESRTLQIKALKMLRPTVELVERHYEAHRGKDFFDGVVRFMSSGPVVALVVAGDNAVALVRQMMGGLDPLDAAPGTIRGDLTLSTRENLVHGSDCAENAESEIAIWFEPEEILE; from the coding sequence ATGGAACGGACTCTTGTGCTGGTCAAACCGGACGCCGTGAGGCGCGGGCTGATCGGAGAGGTCATAGGCCGATTCGAGAGCCGCACGCTTCAGATCAAGGCCCTCAAGATGCTCCGGCCGACGGTCGAACTGGTCGAGAGGCACTACGAGGCCCACAGGGGCAAGGATTTCTTCGACGGCGTCGTCAGGTTCATGTCCTCCGGCCCGGTCGTCGCCCTGGTCGTCGCCGGTGACAATGCCGTCGCTCTGGTCAGGCAGATGATGGGCGGCCTCGATCCGCTGGACGCCGCCCCCGGCACGATTCGCGGCGATCTTACACTCAGCACCAGGGAGAACCTGGTACACGGCTCGGACTGCGCGGAGAACGCGGAGTCCGAGATAGCCATCTGGTTCGAGCCCGAGGAGATTCTCGAGTAG
- the hemC gene encoding hydroxymethylbilane synthase yields MKFLTVGTRGSALALAQTNQVAERLRQLWEASPGGDPFTVEVQVIKTKGDRILDVPLAGIGDKGLFVKELEQALLSREVDFVVHSMKDLPTEMPDGLCIAAVPEREDPLDALVSGGAVLADLPPGARIGSSSLRRRAQILHHRPNLEILDIRGNLDTRLRKLDNGEYDAIVLACAGLNRMGWADRITEKLSPEICLPAVGQGALAIQARRDDPETFLLLAVLDHPETHAAVRAERSLMKSLEGGCQVPIGALARLDSGALVLEGVVASLDGAKLVRGRVIDRPDQPDELGIELSQVLLSAGADRILADLRR; encoded by the coding sequence ATGAAGTTTCTGACGGTCGGGACCAGGGGCAGCGCGCTAGCGCTCGCACAGACCAATCAGGTCGCCGAACGCCTCAGACAGCTGTGGGAGGCGTCTCCAGGCGGCGACCCCTTCACTGTCGAGGTACAGGTCATCAAGACGAAAGGGGACCGGATACTCGACGTCCCCCTGGCCGGCATCGGCGACAAGGGCCTCTTCGTCAAGGAACTCGAGCAGGCGCTGCTCTCCCGCGAGGTGGACTTCGTCGTCCACAGCATGAAGGACCTGCCGACCGAGATGCCGGACGGCCTCTGCATCGCCGCCGTGCCCGAGCGAGAAGACCCGCTAGATGCACTGGTCTCCGGCGGCGCCGTGCTCGCCGACCTGCCGCCGGGAGCGCGGATCGGCAGCAGCAGCCTCCGCAGGCGCGCCCAGATACTCCACCACCGCCCGAACCTCGAGATCCTCGACATCCGCGGCAATCTCGACACCCGGCTCCGCAAGCTCGACAACGGGGAGTACGACGCGATCGTCCTTGCATGCGCGGGATTGAACCGCATGGGCTGGGCCGACCGCATCACCGAGAAGCTTTCGCCCGAGATATGCCTGCCCGCCGTCGGTCAGGGCGCGCTCGCGATCCAGGCTCGTCGGGACGACCCCGAGACGTTCCTGCTGCTGGCCGTTCTCGATCACCCGGAGACCCACGCGGCGGTCCGAGCGGAGCGGTCGCTGATGAAGTCGCTCGAAGGGGGCTGCCAGGTCCCGATCGGCGCTCTCGCCCGTCTGGATAGCGGCGCGCTTGTCCTTGAGGGAGTCGTCGCGAGCCTCGACGGGGCGAAGCTCGTCCGCGGCCGGGTCATCGATCGACCGGATCAGCCCGACGAACTCGGCATCGAGCTGTCCCAAGTCCTCCTCTCCGCCGGCGCTGACCGTATCCTCGCCGACCTGCGACGTTAG
- a CDS encoding N-acetylmuramoyl-L-alanine amidase, which translates to MKPATSALLVSAALILSVTSSFGGSRISAPTIVPKDEWGSMREGDRYQDRVFDPYSQGPLGDPVAITIHHTYIPAGANPPDPAEDRRKLREIQEMHVGKGWGDIGYHLLIGSDGTVYQGRPLGWMGTHSPPNTSNIGVNVIGDFHEKEYPSQVQIESLARLLSWLCDTYDIDPTANAVIFDRTAIAVGGHRDWNATACPGDHLYAPLADIRNRVRADLLAGHPPYDARPSVLQFYPTALLAGREYTLDLHVRNVGYLPWSHFNRVRLDSLKPDALVVPEPSLSDGETVGTLANRTWTLAIRSPAEPGPARLAVRMSEADRPFGGEIGWDAEVLSPAAFISEWLTAGAFTAQAADGSPASPDALIARDFFAGQPLDVMDTFDEASEKAHGYSVTDEYSSGERSFRGPDGQRVSESGRYFRGEENLTLSLTGHKDGNVILRRLIDAGDRDQRASITVNGEWRTIWSHPGRERYRLWKEVDTVIPYYHLAGKREITVSVKSLGTVQYGCNSFRYALLDSGEPLAAPRLGEKVGDGKWESWKSHDGLTDLSSAFKDAQAGAAYLAVYVKSPRTQRVEFRTGYAGRLKAWVNGELAVSSLGGKPDFPDTESGSVLLKSGWNRLLVKVVLDPGAKNLYARFCRKDGSPAEGLKVSFDPNDRAAEEVRTAKAESAPASL; encoded by the coding sequence ATGAAACCTGCCACTTCCGCTCTCCTGGTCTCGGCCGCCCTCATCCTCTCCGTCACCTCATCCTTCGGCGGCTCTCGCATATCCGCCCCCACGATCGTTCCCAAGGACGAGTGGGGCTCGATGCGCGAGGGTGATCGCTATCAGGACCGCGTCTTCGATCCGTATTCGCAGGGGCCGCTCGGCGACCCCGTCGCGATAACGATCCACCATACGTACATCCCGGCGGGCGCCAATCCGCCCGATCCCGCCGAGGACAGGAGGAAGCTCCGCGAGATTCAGGAGATGCACGTCGGCAAGGGCTGGGGCGACATCGGATATCACCTCCTCATCGGAAGCGACGGCACCGTCTATCAGGGCCGCCCGCTCGGATGGATGGGCACCCACTCGCCGCCGAACACGTCGAACATCGGCGTCAACGTGATCGGGGACTTCCACGAGAAGGAATACCCGTCGCAGGTACAGATCGAGTCCCTCGCGCGGCTGCTCTCCTGGCTGTGCGACACATACGACATTGACCCGACCGCGAATGCGGTGATCTTCGACCGGACCGCGATAGCGGTCGGGGGCCATCGGGACTGGAACGCGACGGCATGCCCCGGCGACCACCTCTACGCCCCGCTTGCCGACATCCGAAACCGCGTGCGCGCCGACCTGCTGGCGGGGCATCCTCCGTACGATGCGAGGCCCTCCGTGCTGCAGTTCTATCCGACCGCGCTGCTCGCCGGCCGGGAATACACCCTGGATCTCCATGTCAGAAACGTCGGTTACCTGCCCTGGTCGCACTTCAACCGGGTGCGTCTGGATTCGCTGAAGCCCGATGCGCTCGTCGTCCCCGAGCCGTCGCTCTCGGACGGCGAGACGGTCGGCACTCTCGCCAACAGGACGTGGACGCTGGCGATCCGATCGCCCGCCGAGCCCGGCCCCGCGCGGCTGGCCGTCCGGATGAGCGAGGCCGACCGGCCGTTCGGCGGAGAGATCGGCTGGGACGCCGAGGTGCTCAGCCCGGCGGCGTTCATCTCCGAGTGGCTCACGGCGGGCGCGTTCACGGCTCAGGCCGCGGACGGCTCGCCGGCTTCGCCGGATGCCCTGATCGCCCGGGACTTCTTTGCGGGGCAGCCGCTCGACGTCATGGACACTTTCGACGAGGCGAGCGAGAAGGCGCACGGTTATTCCGTGACGGATGAGTACTCGAGCGGAGAGCGCAGCTTCCGGGGCCCCGACGGTCAGCGGGTGAGTGAGAGCGGGCGCTACTTCCGCGGCGAGGAGAACCTCACTCTCTCCCTGACGGGACACAAAGATGGGAACGTGATACTCCGCAGGCTGATAGACGCGGGCGACCGCGACCAGCGCGCGAGCATCACCGTGAACGGCGAGTGGCGGACTATCTGGAGCCATCCCGGCAGGGAGCGCTACCGCCTCTGGAAGGAAGTTGACACCGTCATCCCGTACTACCACCTCGCGGGGAAGCGGGAGATCACAGTGAGCGTGAAGTCGCTCGGCACGGTGCAGTACGGCTGCAACTCGTTCAGGTACGCCCTCCTCGACTCGGGCGAGCCGCTCGCGGCTCCGAGGCTCGGAGAGAAGGTCGGCGACGGCAAGTGGGAGTCCTGGAAGTCGCACGACGGCCTGACGGACCTCTCATCCGCGTTCAAGGATGCGCAGGCCGGGGCGGCCTACCTCGCGGTATACGTCAAGTCGCCGAGGACGCAGCGTGTAGAGTTTCGGACGGGGTATGCGGGCCGGCTGAAGGCGTGGGTGAACGGCGAGCTGGCCGTTTCGAGTCTCGGCGGGAAGCCCGATTTTCCCGATACCGAGAGCGGGTCCGTCCTGCTCAAGAGCGGCTGGAACCGCCTGCTGGTGAAAGTCGTCCTCGACCCCGGCGCGAAGAACCTCTACGCGAGGTTCTGCCGGAAGGACGGCAGCCCGGCGGAGGGCCTGAAGGTCTCGTTCGACCCGAACGACCGGGCAGCGGAGGAAGTCCGCACTGCGAAGGCGGAGAGCGCCCCCGCGAGCCTTTGA